A window of Carassius gibelio isolate Cgi1373 ecotype wild population from Czech Republic chromosome A3, carGib1.2-hapl.c, whole genome shotgun sequence genomic DNA:
GGTGATGGGGAGTCATTTTGCTGAAACAAGATTCTTCACTGACCCCACTTGAGAGAGCTGCCAGATCCAGGTTTCCGGAAAATAAGTCCGGACAGTCACATCAGAAGAACCAACATCACCTCCAGCACCCCCACCTCCAAAGTCCTTTGATAGAGAAGCCATTTGAAAGGCTACAGGACCAgggactgaaagaaaaaaaaagccaggACTGCAACAAACAATTGGGTCTCGTCAAATTCAATATACACATTAGATAAATAAGGGCCATGCACCAGGCTGTCCTATATAGGAAAACACCCGAAGACACCTACAGCCAAAGTTGCGATAGTAATTCAGGCCTCTGTAGGTCAGGCAGTTAGGTTCTCTGACCTGCAGATTTGTTGCAAGCTTCATCCCCACACTCTGTCAAAAGACAAGCATAAAGATGCATTTGAAGAATCAGTCAGTAAGTGGCTGAATGACTGCAAACAATTTCCAACCTGGAAAGCGTCATAAGCTTGGTCTGTAGGAACAGCTCGACGGGGTCGAACATTCAGGCACTCCTGTTCATCCTCAACAGGAAACGGATAATAGGATTGAGATCGTACTGGGAGCAGGTTGAACACCTAAAAACATGGAAGGGGAGAGAAGGGTCAGGTCAAACCCACCTCACGGAGCAGTTTAAGATACACAAGTATTGTAGCAAACCGCAGTGTTGGTCTAGTTTTTAAAAACTAGAGACCGGTCTATGGATAAGGGATTAACACCTGCAGGATAAAACCCATGGCACATTGGTGAAATACCAGGCAAATACGCAAGATCACTTGGGAAATATAAAATAAGTCTCATCTGGATTAGCAGCTATTGCTAAGTTAAACCACCAAATCGCACAGGAGAAAAAGCCTTTGACTGTAGATGTGGTAGTTTGACAAATATTAGGTTGCTTGCAACAATTGCTTTGGTTTGTCTAATTGATCCAGCTGCAAAACCTGGATGTCAAAATAAAGTATGACAAGACTAATGAAATGCACATGGATACCGCTTCAGCAGTCAGACGTCTTCCTGGCTCCATGATCCGAACACTCTGATCAACAGCACTGAGGCCACACAGGGATCCTGCTTGAGCAGACACGGTCAAAACATTTCCCTCACCAGGAACAGCTGTAGGGGGAGAAAACTGCAGAGACACCTGGAACAAGAACAAGCTCAAGCTGAAGGACATGCTGCCACAACCCACAGAGTAGAGGTGCTATATGTCCACACACCTGGTTTTGGAAACACATTTCAGTGTCAAGAGCTGCAGTAGCAGCAACCACATTCTCACTGGGCAGAACACAGAAGGCCAGAATCTGCACTACTGGAGCCATATCGACACTGACAGACAGCTGGAACGACACTGTGCCACTTGGTGCATTCAGGGCCCTCACTTGAACCGTCTGAAATCCATGCAGGACGATCACTCCTTTGGACAAGACCTGACAAGAGACAGACTGGGGCATAAGAGGTGCCAAAAAGAGAACCAACAAGTGCAGTCATCAAAACCAGCATCCACTCACCATATAGACGATGTCGGCACTGTAGTCACCAGTCTCTCCAACAAAAGAATATTTGATTGTCACTGGATACTTGGCACCACATTTTAGCGGCTGCTCAAGCGTCCCTATAGTCAGTTCACTAAACGTTGGGTAGTCTGTAGCGGTTTGGAAAAGCGGCACATTCCTCGTTTCCGTAGTGAAGTAGGGCGATTTAGAATCATAAAAATCCTGTGATGTTGCACTTGCCTGAGGAACGAGTTAATAGAATTAGCTTCTTACAGAAGTCAGTTTATAGAGAAAACCCTTTCGTACCATCAGATTCAGACCAGCTTTAGGGAAATCAGCTGTGTTGAGGGAGAAAGAAGCCACTCCGTTCAGGTTCGTAGTCAGATTCAGCAGCAGTTTGTTGGGCCATTGGCTAACATCCAGGAGATAGACTGCCTTCCTTGCTATTGGAGTCCCATTGAAATAAGATGCAGAGATCTGTTGGGACAGAAAAGGTTAGGAAAGGGAACCAATGAGGACGGTCGAAGAGCTGAAGCTTTATTCACCTTCCCATTAAGGATTGATCCATAGTTAAAGAAACCTGGGAGGTCCGAAAACGAGACCTTGCCAACTTCAAACGTAATGAAGACGGTTGTGGATTTTGACATCATTACACCttggagaaataaaaaaaaaggcaccAAATAAGAAATGTTCAAGTCAGTGTTAGTTGACAGGGATTTGAGACCAGGCCTTTTCATCCAGAAAGGCTAAGATTAAGTCTGTCAACCCCATAAGACTTGTAGGACTAATGGGATTAAGTCACTGCATTAATCAACTTTTAGTCAAGCTGTAGCTGCCAACATTTGTCTCAAGTCATTCTCTTCAGGCCAagtcaatttagctcaaatttGAATCAAGGACTGCATTTTCAAAAACTCGAATGACcgttttcctttttgggtgaactatccctttgacaGTAGTGAAAATGCAGCAGCTTTATATCTGAAAAGCAGAATAAGACAAATACAGGAGCATTACAAATAAAACTCCTTTTTCAGATCAAGTAGGAGTACtttatttaacatgttttgtTGGTTATGACGATGGGGATAGATAGGAATGCGGTCCCTTCAAGACGGTAGGCATGCAATATTGACATGTTCAGTTTATCCACCCAGTCACGGTCACTTAAATCTAAGCCATTACACAAGACACTTGGACTGCTATGTATATTAGAGCGCGGATCAAGTGCTGGAAGTGCTGAGAACTAAAGTGGACGGTGTCAGATAGCACTTCTATCAGTGTGATTCTGCCCATCTGGTCTTAATTCTCTCACCTCATCCCCAACCTTTTGGGTGCTAATGCCATTAAGTAGTTGGTTCACATTCTTCCACTGCTGCCATACTGAGACTAGATCTGCAACCCcccaccaaaaaaattaaaattgttcaAATCAGCCAGGTTCTCACCCGTTCCCTCTTCAGTGACGTTCACGTTAACAAGGAAGGAATTTTGCAGTTGCTCTTCAAATTTGGTGGTGAAAAACTCTGACGTACTGATAGTAAGGGAAGCACATCCGGTGTTGTTCATCTGGTAGCAGAACAAAGAGGTGGTAAGATTCAGGTGTAgacttgcagaaaaaaaaaaaaaaaaaaaaccctgctctGCACAGTGGTCTCCTACCATAGCGGTTTTGTTAAGACACACACGAGACACACCAGGTACCACAGAAAACGGGAACGGCTCACGACATACTTCCACCAACGCTTGACCAGGTACAGGTTGCCCAAATGTGTATCTGGGGGTAGAGGGTTAAGGAATAAGATAACCAACCAAAAAGTCAAGAATATAAGAGCTCACACTTACTTGGCACAAGCCTCAACTTTCAGTCCCTCATCTCCCACACTGTACGTCGGTGGTGTGGTCAAGGTGACATCAAACTTGGGTAAAACTAAACCAGAAACCAAGGCTTTAAATTAGGACCCCAGTCAGTCATCAAGACTACCCACTGCACATCATGTGTGGTAACTTACCATACTTTTTCACCTCAAAATCCTGAGAAATCATACGGTCACCAATAAAAGCCCTCAGAGCATACATCCCAACCTGAGCCTCAGGGTTTAACTGGTGAGAAAGCTGCAATATCCACCCAGTTGAGGAAACATTTGTCCACTGACCGATCCGGTTCTTATTATTGTCCTATTTGGAGGGAAAAAGCTTGGAATATGATGCAAGCCCAAGAAAGAACAGTAAAACCACAAAGAACATGTAGAGGTGAACCAGTGTTGTATCTATCCAAAGACTTGATCCAGAACAAGTTCTCACCTCCACCACCACTAGACTGTACTGTAAAGACAAACATAACATTAGGCaacttctattaaaaaaaaaaaatcctggaagaCCAGAAGCAGCTCAGGCTTTACCATTTGATCAAGAGGAACAAATTTAGCATCCATGGTCAGAACCCTGAAGTTCACTGCAGAAGAGAAACAGCTCACTTGGATTACATAATGCACTTGAAGGTGTTCAAAGTCCATTACACAAGTTCTGATCACTTCTAATATTAATACAAAGGTCATTTGTAGCTCACCCATTTGTCCTGGGTTGTAGATGGGTTTGTCGGTTTGGATGAAGGTCAGAGGCAGGTAACTTCTGAACATGACTTTCCTCTCTTCGGTCATTTTGAAGAATCTCCCTTGAAGAACCACCCTCACTTTCTGCACTAATTCTCCATCTACTTGAGGAGCCTGTAGAGAAACACTTTAATACAGGAAAGAAAAAACACTGCATGTGCCACACTGAGACAGACCTGGAAACTAAAACAACGGTGAAACACGGTTGAAGAACTCTGCTGCGCAAGCGGTGTTGTCTGGTTCTGGTCATCAACCAGAAAGATGTTCATTGCAAGACTCTCATTGGGTTTCAGAAGACTTGCACACAATTTGGCATTAGAGCCAGACTCGATCACTGCAGAAAACATCACCAAGAAGGATCTGTGGAAACAAACACACTCCAAGTCATATCAGaacacatgcatgtaaatatataAGAGATAGGTTCCATAGACACGTAAACTGAGAAAGTCAGAAGACACTTTATTATTCATTTCAAACCCCATTTACTCACGGTCCTGATCTCTGTCCACCAACAGCAAAGAGAAAAAGGACTAAAACGAGCCCTTTCCAAACACATAACTCCTTCACAGCCATGAAGAGCGATCAGCCAAGACTagatttgttttgatttgttttgatttgatttgatttgatttgatttgattttcaaaaacactgcaAACCTTTAACAAACTCCACAGTCACTCTCAATCAGCTGCACTGTTGGCAGCGATATTTAAACACACTTAATTGGAGGAATTCATTTATTAGCTGATTGACTGATTGAACCAGTTAATTTGCAAAATGATTCACTGTCATGCTGTTGACGCCTGCTGGTCAAAACTGTATTTCAGTACAAGAACTGGCCAAACATGCATCAAATGCCTTTTACAGCCGATTGAAAACATTGTTTTGattgtttacttttaaaatacaatttacaaaTCATCAAATACTAGGGGTGTGCtctcaaaaattataataaacaacacaaatattcCCTTAAAGTGGAAGTGAAACAGtcaattttattattaagtgAACTGATTTCtactttaacattaatttaatttatcctttatctttttttataattgaaaaaggcccaacaaaggttgtacttccttcgccagctgaggaagtttaacctgccacaggagctgctgaaacagttctactcagccgtcattgagtctgtgctgtgtacttcaataactgtctggtttggttcagcaacaaaatcagacatcagaagactacagagaactgttcggactgccgaaaggattattggtgctcctctacccacccttcaagaactgtatacatccagagtgaggaaaagggctcagaaaatcactctggatccctcacatccaagtcacctcatctttgaacttttgccatctggccagcgcctcagagccgcaaatacaagaacagcaaggcacaagaacagtttcttcccccaggcaatctacctcatgaacagttaaatgttccctactaatgcttatgcaaaaaaaatgtgcaatatcctcatacatatttgttacccctccatcctagtacatccctgcatcttattcaatcctattacattatcatttatagcacaattgtttatacacttatttatttgccaaattattattattattttttttgtctgtgtgttgttgtctctgtgtactggaagcctatgtcactaaaacaaattccttgtatgcgcaagcatacttggcaataaagctctttcggatttctgattttctgatttctgatgatgagaaacaagagaccaaacaatgcagatgagctgaagaccactgtcaaagaaacctgggcttccagaccacctcagcagtgccacaaactgatca
This region includes:
- the LOC127942358 gene encoding alpha-2-macroglobulin-like protein 1 isoform X2, translated to MAVKELCVWKGLVLVLFLFAVGGQRSGPSFLVMFSAVIESGSNAKLCASLLKPNESLAMNIFLVDDQNQTTPLAQQSSSTVFHRCFSFQAPQVDGELVQKVRVVLQGRFFKMTEERKVMFRSYLPLTFIQTDKPIYNPGQMVNFRVLTMDAKFVPLDQMYSLVVVEDNNKNRIGQWTNVSSTGWILQLSHQLNPEAQVGMYALRAFIGDRMISQDFEVKKYVLPKFDVTLTTPPTYSVGDEGLKVEACAKYTFGQPVPGQALVEVCREPFPFSVVPGVSRVCLNKTAMMNNTGCASLTISTSEFFTTKFEEQLQNSFLVNVNVTEEGTGVMMSKSTTVFITFEVGKVSFSDLPGFFNYGSILNGKISASYFNGTPIARKAVYLLDVSQWPNKLLLNLTTNLNGVASFSLNTADFPKAGLNLMASATSQDFYDSKSPYFTTETRNVPLFQTATDYPTFSELTIGTLEQPLKCGAKYPVTIKYSFVGETGDYSADIVYMVLSKGVIVLHGFQTVQVRALNAPSGTVSFQLSVSVDMAPVVQILAFCVLPSENVVAATAALDTEMCFQNQVSLQFSPPTAVPGEGNVLTVSAQAGSLCGLSAVDQSVRIMEPGRRLTAEAVFNLLPVRSQSYYPFPVEDEQECLNVRPRRAVPTDQAYDAFQSVGMKLATNLQVREPNCLTYRGLNYYRNFGFPGPVAFQMASLSKDFGGGGAGGDVGSSDVTVRTYFPETWIWQLSQVGNTGSTRVNLMVPDTITTWETEAFCVSSKGFGLAPPVQLTVFQPFFLELSLPYSIIRGESFELKATVFNYLSKCIMVKVTPGSSSDFSLRPFNDPYSSCLCANGRKTFKWILSASVLGSVNVTVSAQADQSQVRCGTEVVTVPTRGRIDIVTESLLVLPEGVERIFAQSWLFCPKGSVLSEDVSLTFPANVVLGSAKCSVSVLGDIMGRALNNLDGLLQMPSGCGEQNMIILAPNIYILQYLEGTAQLTQTIRQTATGYLQSGYQGQLNYRHSDGSYSTFGYDASNTWLTTFVMRSFGLARRFIFIDPSVLQSAQDWLISKQGSDGCFMQEGTLYHIDMKGGVGDNVTMTGYVVASLLEMGVLVTDPVITNALSCLRPVVGKLGNTYTTALLAYTFSLAGETSTRARLLTALKNIAISEGNKLHWSQTSSGDTLAVEISSYVLLAVLSVQPLTTTDLSYANRIVNWLVAQQNPYGGFSSTQDTVVALHALSLFATKVFSLEGSSTVTLQSSVAGEVYNFDVNRDNRLLYQEKRLKNIPGRYSVQAKGSTCVSVQVACFYNVPTPIRVSSTLSVEVKVARDCRVRGSDLLLNITVTYNGAKPTTNMVIVDIKLLSGFTADTSLLGSPPDSFAPLVQRVDAGDDHVLVYLKGVAKGVPMTYRLQLKQGLAVQDLKPAVVEVYDYYKPSDSFETTYVPPCL